A single window of Salvia splendens isolate huo1 chromosome 8, SspV2, whole genome shotgun sequence DNA harbors:
- the LOC121744989 gene encoding uncharacterized protein LOC121744989, which yields MASTSVPSTIRFCTNSSSFLPAPYIAHESGLTMKLRRHENFSLNISQPIHFSNLFTKTTHAAAVACCAANDPGPQEDYKPLETVLNLYEAIKNKNVNQLSDIIAEECSCISNFVSAFQPYLGKKQVMDFFSYLMKYLGNNIEIVVQKTSDEGMVVGVSWKLEWKKVPLHLGKGFSFYTCHVYQGKVMIRNVEMFLEPVLHMEPLRLELITLVMVAIDKLIPQLELKNRARKAIILLFILLFLAALVCSFK from the exons ATGGCCTCAACTTCAGTTCCCTCCACTATACGTTTCTGCACAAATTCCTCATCGTTTCTCCCTGCACCCTACATTGCTCATGAATCTGGCCTAACAATGAAGTTGCGGCGCCATGAAAATTTCTCACTCAATATTTCACAACCAATACATTTCTCTAACCTTTTCACCAAAACAACCCATGCGGCGGCAGTGGCCTGCTGCGCCGCCAACGACCCGGGGCCTCAAGAGGACTACAAACCTCTCGAAACAGTGCTCAATCTCTACGAAgcaatcaaaaataaaaatgtcaatCAGCTCTCAGATATAATAGCAGAAGAATGTTCCTGCATTTCCAACTTTGTGTCCGCCTTCCAACCTTATCTTGGTAAGAAG CAAGTCATGGATTTCTTCTCATATCTGATGAAATACTTGGGGAATAACATTGAAATTGTGGTGCAAAAGACCTCGGATGAAGGGATGGTAGTTGGTGTATCCTGGAAACTAG AGTGGAAGAAGGTCCCGCTGCATCTGGGAAAAGGTTTCAGCTTCTATACGTGCCATGTTTACCAAGGGAAGGTGATGATAAG GAATGTGGAGATGTTCCTGGAGCCTGTACTTCACATGGAGCCACTAAGGCTG GAACTGATAACTCTGGTGATGGTTGCCATAGACAAGCTTATTCCCCAGTTGGAGTTGAAGAACAGGGCAAGAAAGGCCATTATCCTATTGTTCATCCTTCTCTTCCTGGCTGCACTTGTATGTTCATTCAAATAA